In Mercurialis annua linkage group LG5, ddMerAnnu1.2, whole genome shotgun sequence, a single genomic region encodes these proteins:
- the LOC126682175 gene encoding NADH dehydrogenase [ubiquinone] 1 alpha subcomplex subunit 6, with product MSFMATAAKVPPNSASLAEARGKVFDFFRSACRAIPSIMDIYNLQDVVTKPQIRSTIASEIRKHSNLSNPKVIDMLIFKGTEELNNILEHAKQRHHLIGQYVVGQHGLTQDVDTKDQGMSEFLKNFYKSNYF from the exons ATGTCGTTCATGGCAACAGCGGCGAAGGTGCCGCCAAATTCGGCAAGCCTAGCGGAAGCAAGAGGAAAAGTGTTTGATTTCTTCAGAAGCGCTTGCCGAGCAATCCCATCAATAATGGATATCTATAATTTACAAGACGTCGTCACTAAGCCTCAGATCCGATCCACCATCGCTTCTGAGATCCGAAAACACTCTAATTTATCCAATCCCAAG GTGATTGATATGCTCATTTTTAAAGGAACGGAAGAGCTGAACAACATCTTGGAGCATGCAAAGCAGCGCCATCATCTTATCGGCCAATATGTAGTGGGTCAGCATGGACTTACGCAGGATGTGGACACCAAGGATCAAGGAATGTCGGAGTTCCTCAAGAACTTTTACAAGAGCAACTACTTCTAA